In Trichoderma breve strain T069 chromosome 4, whole genome shotgun sequence, the following proteins share a genomic window:
- a CDS encoding ankyrin repeats (3 copies) domain-containing protein, with protein MTETATDNPNDTTIYRAPEELSRSLYAAFDGILLQIDKNLQYRVINSLKWLTFSFERLTIDLFTEILAQHTIKSAPLDEADRLVSTNSVLKCLSGLAVVDEHHVWLAEPSIKEYLTSSRIRHGPASAFSFTETDAHLHIAHSNLIHHLECNPQGIPLNTYENEEQNVSKLKTYAARNWPLHLEMVPRSAWPLETAQAANLALAMRSPSLFSMIDSLTSCPFLSTDAWTNPLIYTAYLGATQLTEMLISEGLDMHEYVTQWDLDIALLNASSAGNLETVRLLVDKGASIDLENATRRNPLTQAALGGHIEIVRYFVENEVMAAALDGTDVRKWALNSAAAGSHFDIIELLVRGGTEIDEYTLEKVAGSSRDEASILECLQFLLDNSPDITKEGALCKAVFRGNWKAFELLLGKGADINALGSRWGNSLHIACAALDIDQSRIEYLHGLGANPNVQGGDHGTAMQAVCYSYSSRDEDACIKVAKLLIALGVDIAAQGSEHGNALNNACASKGNDGMCWHNMVELLLKNGADVNAQGGPYDNALQTACHYGNSDLVPLLLAWGADVHVEGGAFTTALHAACFTRPKEGKDGDVKMVQLLLDHGADVNATAKNKLFGTAFQAACAAGNIKLVRLLLDSGADVNLQGGGYGSALQSACHWGHTEVVRFLLDNGVDVNAPVRKIGGRIGTALLTACSFWRNDDEMVHLLLDHGAHIDVPGVSSGSVLHGVASSNKSKDNSLLLRVLELGADINQVDERGGTALHYAFRNMRFDDKDTKPSRIRFLIEHGADIHLAVGELGSPLYCICAAPTNLSDVYEKDRTVALLLGICPDIDVNAQGGEYGSALQAAAWSGQAESIKLLIEKGAHVNVRGGKYGSALNAAIIMGYWNIVKILLENGARPDSHWRDEIDEDWLADVQREYGRGAVEKYRKFWEVEKRKLSGTNPDNSVGAAKT; from the coding sequence ATGACGGAAACGGCAACTGATAATCCCAACGACACTACAATCTACAGGGCCCCGGAGGAACTATCCCGTAGTCTATATGCAGCTTTTGACGGAATATTATTGCAAATCGACAAAAATCTCCAATACCGGGTTATAAACTCGCTCAAATGGCTCACTTTCTCCTTCGAACGCCTTACTATCGACCTTTTCACCGAAATTCTCGCTCAACACACAATCAAGAGTGCTCCTCTTGACGAAGCAGACCGGCTGGTTTCTACAAATAGTGTTCTAAAATGCTTATCTGGCTTGGCTGTTGTCGATGAGCATCATGTTTGGCTAGCTGAACCTTCCATCAAAGAGTATCTGACTTCCAGCAGAATTAGACATGGTCCTGCATCAGCTTTTTCGTTTACAGAGACGGACGCTCATCTACACATTGCTCACTCCAACTTgatccatcatctcgagTGCAACCCCCAAGGCATACCCCTAAACACTTATGAAAACGAAGAGCAAAATGTCTCAAAATTAAAGACCTATGCCGCTCGAAACTGGCCTCTGCACCTCGAAATGGTCCCTCGCTCAGCATGGCCTCTGGAGACTGCCCAAGCCGCGAATCTTGCCCTGGCTATGCGCAGTCCGAGTCTATTCAGCATGATTGACTCGCTTACTAGTTGTCCGTTTCTCAGTACTGATGCGTGGACGAATCCCCTGATTTACACTGCTTATTTGGGCGCAACTCAGCTCACTGAGATGCTAATCTCGGAGGGGCTCGACATGCACGAGTACGTTACTCAATGGGACTTGGATATAGCCTTGTTGAATGCAAGCTCGGCAGGAAACTTGGAAACTGTCCGCCTTCTTGTTGATAAAGGTGCTAGCATCGACTTGGAAAACGCGACACGTCGAAATCCTCTGACACAAGCTGCCTTGGGTGGCCATATAGAAATTGTGCGATACTTTGTTGAGAATGAAGTCATGGCTGCGGCTCTTGATGGCACCGATGTACGCAAATGGGCCTTGAactctgcagctgctggaagtCACTTTGATATCATAGAGCTGCTTGTCCGTGGCGGAACCGAGATTGACGAATACACGCTCGAAAAAGTAGCGGGATCATCTAGAGACGAGGCCTCAATATTGGAATGCTTACAGTTCCTGCTCGATAATAGCCCTGACATCACCAAGGAAGGGGCACTCTGTAAAGCAGTGTTCAGAGGAAATTGGAAAGCATTTGAGCTGCTTCTGGGTAAAGGGGCCGACATCAACGCTTTGGGGAGCCGTTGGGGCAACTCATTGCACATAGCTTGTGCGGCCCTGGATATCGATCAGTCACGAATCGAGTATCTACACGGCTTAGGCGCAAATCCCAACGTCCAAGGAGGAGATCATGGAACAGCAATGCAGGCAGTTTGCTACTCTTATTCTagcagagatgaagacgctTGTATCAAGGTCGCGAAGCTCCTCATCGCTCTCGGCGTCGACATCGCGGCTCAAGGGTCAGAGCATGGCAACGCATTGAACAATGCTTGTGCATCTAAAGGCAACGATGGCATGTGCTGGCACAACATGGTAGAACTACTCCTGAAAAACGGCGCCGACGTGAATGCCCAAGGAGGGCCATACGACAACGCTCTGCAAACAGCCTGTCACTATGGGAACTCTGACCTTGTGCCGTTACTTCTGGCCTGGGGAGCAGATGTCCATGTCGAAGGCGGTGCGTTTACAACTGCGCTCCACGCTGCTTGTTTCACAAGACCcaaggagggaaaagatggagatgtcaaAATggttcagctgctgcttgaccaTGGCGCTGATGTCAATGCCACAGCCAAGAACAAACTGTTTGGAACCGCATTCCAAGCAGCCTGTGCAGCTGGGAATATCAAGCTAGTTCGTCTCCTCCTTGATAGCGGCGCAGATGTAAATTTGCAAGGTGGTGGATATGGATCTGCACTTCAGTCTGCCTGCCACTGGGGGCATACCGAAGTCGTGCGGTTTCTTCTCGACAATGGTGTAGATGTGAACGCACCAGTCCGCAAGATTGGGGGCAGGATCGGAACTGCGCTTCTTACTGCTTGCTCTTTTTGGCGTAATGACGATGAAATGGTTCATCTTCTGCTCGATCACGGCGCACATATCGATGTTCCTGGGGTTTCCTCCGGGTCTGTTCTACACGGGGTCGCTTCGTcaaacaagagcaaagacaactccttgctgctgcgagTTCTAGAATTAGGCGCAGATATTAACCAGGTAGATGAGCGTGGTGGAACTGCCTTGCACTACGCGTTTCGAAACATGCGATTCGATGACAAAGACACAAAGCCGAGCAGGATTCGGTTCCTCATCGAACATGGCGCCGACATTCATCTTGCGGTGGGAGAGTTGGGCTCTCCGCTGTATTGTATATGTGCAGCTCCAACGAACCTTTCCGATGTCTATGAAAAGGATAGAACAGTGGCTTTACTTCTTGGTATTTGTCCGGATATTGATGTAAATGCGCAAGGCGGAGAGTATGGCTCTGCGCTACAGGCAGCGGCATGGTCTGGCCAAGCTGAATCGATCAAGCTTTTAATCGAGAAGGGGGCTCATGTCAATGTACGAGGCGGTAAGTACGGGAGTGCATTAAACGCTGCCATTATCATGGGCTACTGGAATATTGTCAAGATATTGCTTGAGAATGGTGCAAGGCCGGACTCTCACTGGCGGGACGAGATAGATGAGGATTGGTTGGCTGACGTTCAAAGAGAATATGGGCGAGGAGCTGTAGAAAAGTATAGGAAGTTTTGGGAAGTGGAAAAGAGGAAGTTATCTGGAACAAACCCAGATAACAGCGTAGGGGCGGCGAAGACTTGA
- a CDS encoding ribosomal protein l6 domain-containing protein, with protein sequence MAALLAPRRGKALSQALSAAAASPCPLSSLLPASSTAASSTWHSARRPFSTTHARGSKLGRTPLSIPPGVEVLMGEPKTLRSATSYKPVVRKTITVKGPLGTLNLDVPEFVDLVQSEEDKTATLSVRDPNAKEQKEMWGTSWSYLSNHITGVSEGHTAIIRLVGVGYRASVEQRGAKEEYPGQKFLCLKLGFTHPVEVGIPKGVTVTTPSLTRILLEGPDREVLMSFAGVVRKWRPPEPYKGKGVFINDQTIKLKQKKIK encoded by the exons ATGGCCGCACTTCTCGCTCCCCGTCGCGGCAAGGCTCTCAGCCAGGCCTTGTCCGCGGCGGCAGCCTCGCCGTGCCCGCTCTCGTCCCTCCTCCCGGCATCATCGaccgccgcctccagcaCATGGCATTCCGCACGACGACCGTTTTCGACGACACATGCCCGGGGATCGAAGCTGGGGAGGACGCCGCTGTCGATTCCTCCGGGTGTTGAGGTTTTGATGGGCGAGCCCAAGACGTTGAGGTCGGCGACGTCGTATAAGCCTGTTGTGAGGAAGACGATTACCGTCAAGGGACCTTTGG GAACATTAAATCTCGATGTGCCCGAGTTTGTGGACCTGGTACAGAgcgaagaagacaagactGCGACGCTGAGCGTAAGGGATCCGAATGCGAAGGAGCAGAAAGAGATGTGGG GCACATCATGGTCCTACCTCAGCAACCACATCACAGGCGTCTCCGAAGGCCACACAGCCATCATCCGcctcgtcggcgtcggcTACCGCGCCAGCGTCGAGCAGCGCGGCGCCAAGGAGGAGTACCCCGGCCAAAAGTTCCTCTGCCTCAAGCTCGGCTTCACGCACCCCGTCGAGGTCGGCATCCCCAAGGGCGTCACCGTCACGACGCCGTCGCTGACGCGCATCCTGCTCGAAGGCCCGGACCGCGAGGTGCTCATGAGCTTCGCCGGCGTGGTGCGCAAGTGGAGGCCGCCGGAGCCGTACAAGGGCAAGGGTGTGTTTATCAATGACCAGACGATCAAgttgaagcagaagaagattaaaTAA
- a CDS encoding inositol monophosphatase family domain-containing protein, which translates to MRLDKYEKELQIAQLAVQRASILTKRVFHEKAKGTVDKNDKSPVTIGDFGAQALIIAALQHNFPDDAIVAEEESAKLKEDANLRTTIWDLVKDTKLDDAAAEELLGGPIKDVDAMVELIDKGNSPGGSQGRIWAIDPIDGTKGFLRGGQYAVCLALMVDGDVKVGALGCPNLPIDNDARLTAGIGENQTDEGHGVLFSAVQGHGATSRPLATVSLDVEAGTPISMRAIDDLTKANFCESVEAGHSSHGDQAAISQKLGITAQSVRMDSQAKYGSIARGAGDIYLRLPVSATYQEKIWDHAAGDLIVRESGGQVTDIHGKRLDFSIGRTLAGNKGVVAAPLAVHGKVLEAVQEVLSAKL; encoded by the coding sequence ATGCGTTTGGACAAGTACGAAAAGGAGCTGCAGATCGCCCAGCTCGCCGTCCAGCGCGCCTCCATCCTCACCAAGCGTGTCTTCcacgaaaaggcaaagggaaCCGTTGACAAGAACGACAAGTCTCCCGTCACAATCGGTGACTTTGGCGCACAGGcgctcatcatcgccgcgCTGCAGCACAATTTTCCGGacgatgccattgtcgccgaggaggagTCTGCGAAGCTGAAGGAGGATGCTAACTTGAGGACCACTATTTGGGACTTGGTCAAGGATACCAAGCTggacgatgctgctgccgaagAGCTGCTTGGCGGACCTATCAAGGATGTCGATGCCATGGTTGAGCTTATCGACAAGGGAAACAGCCCCGGTGGCTCTCAAGGACGCATCTGGGCCATTGATCCTATCGACGGTACAAAGGGCTTCCTCCGTGGAGGCCAGTATGCAGTTTGTCTCGCCCTCATGGTCGATGGTGACGTCAAAGTCGGTGCCCTGGGATGCCCCAACCTCCCCATCGACAACGATGCCCGCCTCACTGCCGGCATTGGTGAGAACCAGACCGACGAGGGTCACGGCGTGCTCTTCTCCGCTGTCCAAGGCCACGGCGCCACGAGCCGCCCACTCGCGACAGTCAGTCTCGACGTTGAGGCCGGCACGCCCATTTCTATGCGCGCCATTGATGATTTGACAAAGGCCAACTTTTGCGAGAGCGTCGAAGCTGGACACTCATCTCACGGAGACCAAGCTGCCATCTCACAGAAGCTGGGAATCACCGCGCAGAGCGTTCGCATGGACAGCCAGGCCAAGTACGGCTCCATTGCCCGCGGCGCAGGCGACATCTACTTGCGCCTCCCCGTGAGCGCGACGTACCAGGAGAAGATCTGGGACCACGCTGCTGGCGATCTCATTGTGAGGGAATCAGGCGGCCAGGTTACGGATATTCATGGCAAGAGGCTGGACTTTAGCATTGGGCGGACGCTCGCTGGTAACAAGGGTGTTGTCGCGGCGCCATTGGCGGTGCATGGAAAGGTGTTGGAAGCGGTGCAGGAGGTTTTGAGTGCCAAGTTGTAA